GCGTGCGGAGGAGGCCAAGGACGCCGGGCGCGGCTGACGGCGCGCGGCGGAGAGCGTAACGGCTTCAGGGCCGAGGACATGGCGTGCTCCATGCCCGTCTGCGGCGCGTGCCTCTGAGCAGGGGCACGCGCCGTCGGCCCGGTCCTGGTGCCGAACGAGGCCGCAGGCCCGCATCACGGAGCCACGGCCACGGAGCCACGGAGCCACGGAGCCACGGGTCAACCGTCACGCGTCAAACCGGGATCACACGCCCAGCAGGTGGTCCATGGCGAGCTGGTCGAGGTGCTCGAAGGCCATCCCCCGGGCTGCCGCCGCGTCGACGTCGAAGTCCTCGTACGCCGTGCGGTCGGTCAGCAGGGTCCTGGGAGTCTCGTCCGGATCGAGCGTGGGCCGGGACAGTTCCTCCAGGCGGGATACCCGCAGGGCCTCCTGGACGGCGGGGTCCGCGCGGAAGGCGGCGGCCCGGTCGCGCAGGATCAGATAGTTGCGCATGCAGCCCGCGGCCGAGGCCCACACACCGTCGGTGTCCTCGGTGCGCGGGGGCTTGAAGTCGAAGTGCCGCGGGCCGTCGTAGCCTCCGGTCTCCAGCAGGTCGACCAGCCAGAAGGCGGAGCGCAGGTCGCCGGCGCCGAAGCGCAGATCCTGGTCGTACTTGATGCCGGATTGCCCGTTGAGGTCGAGATGGAAGAGCTTGCCCGACCACATGGCCTGGGCGACGCCGTGCGGGTAGTTCAGCCCGGCCATCTGTTCGTGTCCGACCTCGGGGTTGACGCCGAAGAGCTCGGAGCGCTCCAGGCGTTCGATGAAGGCGAGGGCGTGGCCGACGGTCGGCAAGAGGATGTCGCCCCGGGGCTCGTTGGGCTTGGGCTCCAGCGCGAAGCGCAGTCCGTAGCCCTGCTCCGTGACGTACTCGGCCAGCAGGTCGAAAGCTTCCTTCATCCGGTCGAGCGCTGCCCGTATGTCCTTCGACGCACCGGATTCCGCGCCCTCCCGGCCTCCCCAGGCCACATAGGTGTGAGCGCCCAGCTCGGCGGCGAGGTCGATGTTGCGCATCGTCTTGCGAAGCGCGTAGCGGCGCACATCCCGGTCGTTGGCGGTGAAGGCGCCGTCCTTGAAGACCGGGTGGGTGAACAGGTTGGTGGTCGCCATCGGGACCGTCATACCGGTGGCCTCCAAGGCTTGTCGGAAGCGTTTGACCTGGGCGTCACGCTCCCCCTCCGGGGCGCCGAAGGGAATGAGGTCGTCGTCGTGGAACGTCACGCCGTACGCGCCCAGTTCGGACAGCCGGTGCACCGACTCGACCGGGTCGAGCGGCGCCCTGGTCGCCTCGCCGAAGGGGTCGCGGCCCTGCCAGCCCACGGTCCACAATCCGAAGCTGAACTTGTCCGCCGGTGTCGGCTCGTAGCTCATTCTGCCGCCTCTCCCCCGCGCCGACGGCCGTTCGGACGGGCGCGAGGCTATTCGTCATGGCCGTTCACAAATTAGTATGCGCGCAGCATCCGCAACGAGGGAAGGGAACGGTCCGCATGACCGCACCGGAAGGGCCGCTCGTCATTGGGGTCGACAGCTCGACGCAGTCCACCAAGGCCCTCGTGGTGGACTCGGCGACCGGAAGGGTCGTCGCACAGGGCCAGGCGCCGCACACGGTCTCCACGGGCGAGGGGCGCGAGTCCGACCCCGAGGAGTGGTGGCAGGCGCTCAAGGCGGCCGTGGGCCTGTGCGGACGCCCCGCGCTGGAGGCCGCGGCGATCTCGGTCGCGGGACAGCAGCACGGCCTCGTCACGTTGGACGGCGGGGGAAATCCGGTACGACCCGCGCTGTTGTGGAACGACGTGCGTTCCGCGCCGCAGCGCGATCGTCTGGTGGATGAGCTGGGTGGCCCCAAGGCGTGGGCCGAACGGGTCGGCAGTGTGCCCGCCCCGGCCTTCACCGTCACCAAATGGGCCTGGCTGAAGGAAAACGAACCGGATGCCGCACGTGCCGCCGAAGGCGTGCGCCTGCCGCACGACTTCCTCACCGAGCGGCTGACCGGCCGGGCCACGACGGACCGGGGCGATGTCTCCGGCACCGGATGGTGGGCCTCGGCCACGCAGTCCTACGACGAGGAGATCCTCCGGCTCGCAGGGATGGATCGCGCGCTGCTGCCGCGAGTGCTGGAGCCGGGCGAGGCCGCGGGGACGGTACGGGAGGCGGACGGCGGCTTCCTCGCGCCGGGGACGCTGGTCGCCACGGGCACCGGCGACAACATGGCCGCCGCGCTGGGCCTGGGGCTGCGGCCGGGGCAGCCGGTGCTCAGCCTCGGCACCTCGGGCACGGTCTACGCCGTCTCCACGCGCCGTCCCGCCGACCCCACGGGGACGGTCTCCGGCTTCGCCGGCGCGCACGCGGACTGGCTGCCGCTGGCCTGCACCCTCAACTGCACGCTGGCCGTCGACCGGATGGCCGCGCTCCTCTCCCGCGACCGGGAGGACGTGGAGGCGGGCGGCGGGGTCACGGCGCTGCCCTTCCTGGACGGCGAGCGCACCCCCAATCTGCCCCATGCGACCGGCCTGTTGTCGGGGCTGTCGCATGCCACCACCGGCGGCCAGGTGCTCCAGGCGGCCTACGACGGAGCCGTGTTCGCCTTGCTGCGTGCGCTCGAACTCGTTCTCAACGAGGAGTCGAGGGGCGCTCAAGAGCCCGGGGATGAACCGCTGTTGCTGATCGGCGGCGGCGCCAAGGGTGTCGCATGGAGGGAGACCGTGCGACGGCTCTCGGGCCGGCCCGTCCAGGTGCCGAGGGCGCAGGAACTGGTGGCGCTGGGTGCCGCCGCACAGGCTGCCGGGCTGTTGCTGGGCGAGGATCCGACTGCTGTCGCCCGGCGCTGGAACACCGCCGAAGGCCCCTCCTATGAATCGGTGGAGCGCGACGAGGCCGCCCTCGCCCGGCTCACAGGCGTGCTCGACGACGCGGATACGCTCCTCAACCGGCAGCGCTGAGCCGCCGCTTCACACCGTCGGGAGCCGGACCTCCTCCATCCGGTCACCGACGAAATCTCCGTCATCCGGTGAAGCCCTTCAGCTCCCGGTCATCACTTGGACCATCCGGTCGAAGGGAACCGCGCATGGCAGTCCCGGCTCCCGGCTCTCAGCGGGAGATACGCAGGCGCAATCTCTCGCGTGTGCTGTACGCGGTCGCCGAGCACGGGCCCTCCTCCCGGGCCTCCGCCGCCGCGCGGCTGGGGCTGACCCGGACGGCCGTCTCCACGCTGGTCGACGAGCTGCTGCGAGGCGGCCTGCTGACCGAGCAGGGACCCGAGTCGTCCGGCGGTGGCCCGGGCCGCCCAGGAACCGCGCTCGCGCTGGCCGACAGTGGCCCGTGCGGGCTGGGGGCCGAGATCGGCGTGGACCACCTGGCCGTGTGCGCCGTCGACCTGCGCGGACGGGTGCGCGCGCGTACCCGCGTGGAGTCCCGGAGCCGGGACAGCGGCCCCGAGGCGACACTCGGCCGACTGGGAACGCTGGTGGACGAGGTCGCGAGCGCCGCCCGTACGGCGGGACTGCGGCCCTCCGGCCTCGGGGTCGCCGTCCCCGGCCTGGTCGCGCGCGGGACATCCACCGTCGTCCGCGCCCCCAACCTCGGCTGGCACGACACCGACATCGCTTCCGCGCTCGCCCAGGCCACGCCGGGGGCGGAAGCCGGTCCCTCGGGATCGGGAGCCGGGCCTGGTGCCTCGACACCGCCCCTCACGGTCGACAACGAGGCCAATCTGGCCGCCCTGGCGGAGCTGTGGCTGGGCGGTGCCCGGATGCCGCGCGATTTCGTCCACGTCTCCGCCGAGGTCGGGATCGGCGCCGCGGTGGTCCTCGACGGCGAACTGTTGCGCGGCACTCGTGGGTTCGCGGGAGAACTGGGCCATACTCCGGTACGTCCCGACGGGCCGCGCTGCGCGTGCGGAGGGCAAGGCTGTCTGGAGCAGTACGCCGGGGAGAGGGCGATTCTTCGCGCCTCGGGCGCCGACGAGGCGGATCCCCGAGGCCCGGCCCTCACCGCGCTCGCCGAACGTGCGGCATCCGGTGAGGCGAAAGCGCTCCAGGCACTGGACGGCGCCGGTGAAGCGCTCGGTATCGCGCTGGCTGGAACGGTCAATCTGCTCGATCCCGGCGCGGTGGTCCTCGGCGGCACACTGGCCCGTTTCGCTCCCTGGCTGCTGCCCTCCCTGGAAGAGCAGCTGACGCACCGTACGGCCGCACCCGGCTCGCTGCCGGAGCTGCTGGTGTCCCAGCTGGGTTCTGAGGGGCCGTTGCTGGGGGCCGCACATACCGGCGTACGTGCGGTCCTGGACGACCCTCCTGCCTACGCGGCGCGGCGCTGAGCCCGTCCGGGGGCCGCCCGGCACCCGGCCGGACAGCCTGGCCCCGCCGGGCCGGGGCAGCAGAGCTGAAGCCGGCCCTCACACGCGGCCAAGCCCGGTCTGCGTCCCTCGGGACACGGTGAACCGCGCGTACGCTGCTCCTCCGAACAAGCTGAGGCGCTCACTGGTCGGTCCAATGGCACGCGCGGCCGACTCTTGGCAGCTCCTGGCGGGGCTGCCATCATCAACGCGCGTCAACTTGACACGCACGTGCCCCCATTGCCTCTACTCCCCCTCCCCTCTTCCCCCCCCACCGGGAGACACGATGGACTCAGCACGCCCGCACTCCACGGACGACCACGTACACCCACACCTGCCTTCGCGCCGGACGCTGCTGCGGGGCGGCGCGGGCCTCACCGTAGCGGCGGGCTTCGCCGGGGCGGCCCTGCTGACAACGGGCTCTGCGTCGGCCCGCCCCAGAGTCGCGCGCCCCAGAGCCGCGCGCCCCAAGGGCGTCGATTACCCCAAGGCCGAGTGGGTGCCGGCGGCCTCGGCCAACTTCACCGTCGCCGACCGGCCCTCCGAGTATCCGGTGGAGTTCGTGGTCATCCACGTCACGCAGGAGACGTACGACGACGCGCTCGCCATCTTCCAGAACCCCGACAAGCAGGTGTCTTCGCACTACGTGGTGCGCTCCGCCGACGGGCACGTTGCCCAGGTGGTACGGGAGAAGGACGTCGCCTGGCACGCGGGCAACTGGGACTACAACACGCGGAGTGTCGGCGTCGAGCACGAGGGCTGGATCGACGAGCCGGACAAGTGGTTCACGGACGCCATGTACGAAGCCTCGGCGGCGCTGACGGCGAATGTCTGCGCCCGGCACGGCATCCCCGTGGACCGCGAGCACATCATCGGTCACAACGAGGTCCCCGGAGCCGACCACACGGACCCGGGCCAGTACTGGGACTGGGACCGCTACATGCGGCTGATCCAGGCCCACTAGGAGGCCAGAAAGGCGAGACCCGCACCACGGGCTCGGCGTCCGGATGCCCTGGTGTCCCGGTGCGGTCATCTGCCGTTTGCAGGGCCATGGTTCGGCTCGGCCCCAAACCGCACGTTCGACCCGTTCAGCCCATCGTGTGACTACCGGCCGGAAGCCTTCTGCCGGCCCCCGGCCACCCCCATGCTCAGCGTGTGAGGGGACGCAAGCGACGCGAGTGGCTGACAGCGGCAGCTCTGGCCTGCACGGCTTTCGGGCTGGCCGGGGGCACGGCCGCCCTGTCGGCCAGGCCGTCGGATTCCACGGGATCAGCACCGACACGGTCGCCGGCGAAGCTGGCCGCGGCCGTACCGGCGGCGTCGGAGGAGACACTTTCCGGGGAACAGCCCCCGGGGCCGCGGCCAGATCCGCGCTCCGGGCCCGGGCTCTCCGACGCCGCCGAAGGGCCGAGGGCACCCGGACAGGACACGCCACGGAGGGACAGCACCTCCAAGCTCCCGTCGGGCCCTGGGCCGGGCTCCTCCGTGGCGCGCCCGCAGTTGGGTGCCGCGCACCACACGCCCCGCCCGGGCAAGGGCGCCTGGCTGTCCGTCGACGCGGGCAACGCTCAGGTGCACGCGTCAGCAGGCCGGGGCAACGGCTGCTCCGGGGCTTCCCTCACCGTCGAGGCCGGCCAGGGCGTCTCGGTCGAGATGACGGCGGGGCACCACCCGTGCCCCCCGCCTCCGCCCCCTCCCAGCTCGCCACCGCCGCCACCACCACCGACGCCGTCCCCCACCCCGACGCACACGCCGTCTCCGGAACCGCCCGCTCCCACGCCGTCTCCGCGGCCTCCGTCGAGCCCGGCGCCCGAGCCGCACAGCCCGCCGGCTCCCCGGGTCGCTCCGGCACGGCATCCGGTGCGCCCTTCCGCGCAGCCCCCGGCACCGCAGCCCCCGGCGCCGCAGCCGCCGAGTCCGCGCTCGCCCTCTCTTTCGTCGCCCGAGCTTTCGTCACCCGAGCCCGCGCCCGAGCCCTCCCGTAGCGCCCTCGTGGCTCCCGCGCATGCGGCACCGGAGCGTCAACGGCCGGACGGCGGCATGTCGATGGTCACCCGCACGTTGCTGGTGATCGCCCCTGCCGTGCTGGCGGCTGCCGCTTTGCGGCCCCGCGCGAGTGGCGGGCAGGCGTCGGCCGGAGCATCCGCGCAGCCGTCCGGCCCGGGCGGTCCGGGCAGCGGCTGACGCCCAGCTCTGCCCGCTAGGCGGGCCCACCGGTCAGGGCCGGGCACCGCTCGCGGGTGTCACCAGCCCGCCGTCCGCCCCTCCTTACCAGTTCGCGATCCCTGGAGGCTTCCCTTGTCCGAATGGCTCGTCCTGACCCTCGGCATGCTCGCCGCCTGCGCAGTGGTCATCGTCGTCGTCCTGCTCAGACAGCGGAGACATGGGGCCGAGGTCGATCCCTCGGAGACGCCGGACGTGATCGAGTACATGACCATGATGATCGGGAAGACTGCTGGTAGTGGCAGGAACACCCAGATCGGAGCCCCGAGCTTTAGCAACTACGTGTAGTTACTGGCAGTTTCTCGCAGGGCAAAGCGCTAGATTGCTTTGATCGTCTCCCACCTGTCTCCCATCTCCCATCTCCGGGCAGCAGAAAACCGGCCCGTGGTCGCCCACTTGGGAGGTGGTTTTGGCAACCGCGGGCCGACTCCCTGGGCCAGAGTGCGAGTCGTCTGGCGTCGCAGGGTGGGCAGGGTGTGGCTTGGAGACCTCGACCGCTCCTACTGGGGTGCTGGAGCGGTCGAGGCCGTGCGTTCCAGCGTGACGCTGGAGTCTCGGATTCGACACCTGCCGGCGGCGCATTCATGTGTGCGCCATCTACGCAAGGTGTGAACGGCGGCCAGCCTGTCGGCGCCGGGGCTCAACTACGAGCGCCGCGGGGCGGTAACGGCTCCGGCCGCGACCCCTGGGTGGTGTACACGCAGCGGCAGTCGCCACAGAGCCACACCGTCCACCCGGGTCCACTGCCTTGCTCGATGTGGCCTTGCGTTTCGAGGTCGTCTCTTCGCCGTCGGCAGTGGGCGCAGATGCCGCACGTTTGTGCGGGTGGCGGGGTAGGTTCTGGCATGTCGACTCCAAGGTGGTCGGCCATGCCCCCGGGCCGGTAGCGCGGTCGCGGGGGTCTCTTTGAGCGTAACTGCTCTATGGAGCAGTGTGCAGCAGTAGGTAGCTACCCATGCATCTGTGCAGCTCAGGGCGGCTCTAGTCTGTGGCATCATGGGAGATGATCTTGGTGGGAGAGTTGATCCGGC
This sequence is a window from Streptomyces sp. NBC_01775. Protein-coding genes within it:
- the xylA gene encoding xylose isomerase — its product is MSYEPTPADKFSFGLWTVGWQGRDPFGEATRAPLDPVESVHRLSELGAYGVTFHDDDLIPFGAPEGERDAQVKRFRQALEATGMTVPMATTNLFTHPVFKDGAFTANDRDVRRYALRKTMRNIDLAAELGAHTYVAWGGREGAESGASKDIRAALDRMKEAFDLLAEYVTEQGYGLRFALEPKPNEPRGDILLPTVGHALAFIERLERSELFGVNPEVGHEQMAGLNYPHGVAQAMWSGKLFHLDLNGQSGIKYDQDLRFGAGDLRSAFWLVDLLETGGYDGPRHFDFKPPRTEDTDGVWASAAGCMRNYLILRDRAAAFRADPAVQEALRVSRLEELSRPTLDPDETPRTLLTDRTAYEDFDVDAAAARGMAFEHLDQLAMDHLLGV
- a CDS encoding ROK family transcriptional regulator, whose product is MAVPAPGSQREIRRRNLSRVLYAVAEHGPSSRASAAARLGLTRTAVSTLVDELLRGGLLTEQGPESSGGGPGRPGTALALADSGPCGLGAEIGVDHLAVCAVDLRGRVRARTRVESRSRDSGPEATLGRLGTLVDEVASAARTAGLRPSGLGVAVPGLVARGTSTVVRAPNLGWHDTDIASALAQATPGAEAGPSGSGAGPGASTPPLTVDNEANLAALAELWLGGARMPRDFVHVSAEVGIGAAVVLDGELLRGTRGFAGELGHTPVRPDGPRCACGGQGCLEQYAGERAILRASGADEADPRGPALTALAERAASGEAKALQALDGAGEALGIALAGTVNLLDPGAVVLGGTLARFAPWLLPSLEEQLTHRTAAPGSLPELLVSQLGSEGPLLGAAHTGVRAVLDDPPAYAARR
- a CDS encoding N-acetylmuramoyl-L-alanine amidase gives rise to the protein MDSARPHSTDDHVHPHLPSRRTLLRGGAGLTVAAGFAGAALLTTGSASARPRVARPRAARPKGVDYPKAEWVPAASANFTVADRPSEYPVEFVVIHVTQETYDDALAIFQNPDKQVSSHYVVRSADGHVAQVVREKDVAWHAGNWDYNTRSVGVEHEGWIDEPDKWFTDAMYEASAALTANVCARHGIPVDREHIIGHNEVPGADHTDPGQYWDWDRYMRLIQAH
- the xylB gene encoding xylulokinase, producing the protein MTAPEGPLVIGVDSSTQSTKALVVDSATGRVVAQGQAPHTVSTGEGRESDPEEWWQALKAAVGLCGRPALEAAAISVAGQQHGLVTLDGGGNPVRPALLWNDVRSAPQRDRLVDELGGPKAWAERVGSVPAPAFTVTKWAWLKENEPDAARAAEGVRLPHDFLTERLTGRATTDRGDVSGTGWWASATQSYDEEILRLAGMDRALLPRVLEPGEAAGTVREADGGFLAPGTLVATGTGDNMAAALGLGLRPGQPVLSLGTSGTVYAVSTRRPADPTGTVSGFAGAHADWLPLACTLNCTLAVDRMAALLSRDREDVEAGGGVTALPFLDGERTPNLPHATGLLSGLSHATTGGQVLQAAYDGAVFALLRALELVLNEESRGAQEPGDEPLLLIGGGAKGVAWRETVRRLSGRPVQVPRAQELVALGAAAQAAGLLLGEDPTAVARRWNTAEGPSYESVERDEAALARLTGVLDDADTLLNRQR